The following proteins are encoded in a genomic region of Sander lucioperca isolate FBNREF2018 chromosome 23, SLUC_FBN_1.2, whole genome shotgun sequence:
- the mrc1a gene encoding macrophage mannose receptor 1, whose protein sequence is MTAKLLQPHPALSANYTLRIMLPCSNVAVVLCLLQVLCITADIDSGSFLIFNENHNKCMKVDSATSITVAPCDPHAKAQQFRWASESRILSLSLKLCLGATEIKDWVKVLLFECDENSELQHWQCKNETLFGLKDQDLHLNWGNRNERNIMIYKGSGLWSRWRIFGTRGDLCSKGFEEVFTIGGNAFGGPCQFPFKFGEKWFAECTKEGRSDGQLWCATERDYNKVKKWGFCPTGVSSGWDTDPVTGVQYQRNAQSALTWHQARKSCQQQGADLLSIVELHELSYISGLTNVLGTSLWIGLNSLDFESGWQWSNGNPFRYLNWAPGHPSSEPGLTCATLNAAKASKWESSACTKKLGYICRKGNSTSLPPPPIKDQPSFCPSHWVPYAGNCYYLQRSKKMWKDALAACHKEGADLASINSIEEQSFIISQSGYLSTDVLWIGLNDQRNQMLFEWSDHSHVTFTQWQTGEPSHATNLQEDCVLIRGKDGRWADHMCEKTYGYICKKMASTKPAEGAQEEANPGCKLGSIRFGSYCYNIGSETKTFDEAKLACSEAGANVVDVADRYENAFLVSLVGLRPEKYFWTGFSNTDDINTFKWTTRRKVTFTHFNVGMPDRKQGCVAMTTGIFAGLWDVVSCSNKEKYICKKRAEGVHVTTVPPTTPALSCQSGWTPAAKRNVCYKIYKKSASLRKTWHEAQDFCKAIGGDLMSIHSMQDLSNAPFHSSDPAWIGLSLGTNAGFEWSDGSPFGFENWSFGEPNNHNDNEHCAEVHFYYGRHWNDRHCEHYSDWICQIRKGVTPKPEPVIVAPVYNTTEDGWIIYNDTQYFINNDKLDMEAARAFCKKNFGELVVITGDSERKFLWKQIVKGTEGQYYIGLTVNLDKSFSWLDGTPVSYTAWEQNEPNFANNDENCVTLYKNMGYWNDINCGMELPSICKRSSNFINTTMAPTTIPKGGCAPEWLAFQGKCYKIVVGEDKKNWQEARTDCLNQGGNLVSIVNERVQAFLTMQMLRYKEDFWIGMNDVNWEMHFVWTDGKGISYTNWAKGHPTTVPNGRYSFMSESFDCVMMVGSITKIKGFWKVEDCDSKHGFICKRNIDSQIVVPATTVLPKAFYKLGNDSYKLVAQKMRWDEARRQCQADDADLASILNPVTQAYITLQISKHNEPVWIGLNSNVTGGRFQWVDNWLLSYTKWGTNEPKNNFGCVYMDVDKTWKTAPCTNTYYSLCKRSPDVAPTEPPQLPGNCPEPKKRKTWIPFRGHCYSFLSSVVDNWAHASVECLKMGASLVSIEDPQESLFIQQNLELLQDGAKSFWIGLYKTHEGEWMWIDNSVVDYANWKTGMPKSESCVDIDSDSGQWSTNSCSRYRSYICKTAKVITPTEKPPSVAHVVKEASHGSAGITVAVVLVVIAVVGLGAFLLFRKRITTPVLGESTFDNKLYFNNPIRGHVDTKGLVANIEQNEQA, encoded by the exons ATGACTGCAAAACTCCTACAACCTCATCCAGCACTGAGTGCAAACTATACACTAAGGATAATGCTACCCTGTTCAAATGTCGCTGTGGTCCTCTGTCTCCTGCAAGTCCTCTGCATTACTGCAGACATAG ACAGTGGCTCCTTCCTGATCTTCAACGAGAACCACAACAAGTGCATGAAGGTGGACAGTGCCACCTCCATCACGGTGGCCCCCTGTGATCCTCATGCCAAAGCGCAGCAGTTTCGTTGGGCCTCCGAATCGCGCATCCTCAGTCTGTCCCTCAAGCTCTGCCTGGGGGCCACAGAGATTAAAGATTGGGTGAAGGTGCTCCTCTTTGAATGTGATGAGAATAGTGAGCTCCAACACTGGCAGTGCAAGAATGAGACCCTCTTTGGCCTAAAAGACCAGGACCTGCACTTAAACTGGGGCAACCGCAATGAGAGGAACATAATGATCTACAAAGGCTCAGGGCTCTGGAGTCGCTGGAGGATATTTGGCACCCGGGGTGACCTTTGTTCAAAGGGGTTTGAAG AGGTTTTCACGATAGGGGGGAATGCCTTTGGAGGCCCCTGTCAGTTCCCATTTAAATTTGGGGAGAAGTGGTTCGCTGAATGCACAAAGGAAGGTCGCTCAGATGGACAACTGTGGTGTGCAACAGAGAGAGATTACAATAAAGTGAAAAAGTGGGGCTTTTGTCCCACCGGAG TATCCTCAGGTTGGGACACTGACCCGGTCACAGGGGTTCAGTATCAGAGGAACGCACAGTCAGCGTTGACCTGGCATCAGGCCAGGAAGAGCTGCCAGCAGCAGGGAGCCGACCTTCTCAGCATTGTAGAGCTACATGAGCTGTCATATATTTCAG GGTTGACAAATGTGTTGGGAACATCTCTGTGGATTGGACTGAACAGCTTGGATTTTGAGAGTGGATGGCAGTGGAGCAACGGAAACCCGTTCAGATATTTAAACTGGGCCCCAG GCCATCCCTCGTCAGAGCCCGGGCTCACCTGTGCAACCCTAAATGCTGCAAAAGCCTCAAAATGGGAGAGCAGCGCATGCACCAAGAAACTTGGTTACATTTGTCGCAAAGGAAACTCTACCAGTCTGCCTCCACCACcaa TCAAAGACCAGCCCAGCTTCTGTCCCAGTCACTGGGTTCCATATGCAGGTAACTGTTACTACCTGCAGAGGAGTAAAAAGATGTGGAAGGACGCTTTGGCTGCGTGTCACAAAGAGGGTGCAGATTTGGCCAGTATAAACAGTATAGAAGAGCAGAGCTTCATAATATCTCAGTCTGGATACT TGTCAACAGATGTGCTCTGGATTGGCTTGAATGATCAGAGGAACCAGATGCTGTTTGAATGGTCCGATCACTCCCACGTTACCTTCACCCAGTGGCAGACTGGTGAGCCATCTCATGCCACCAACCTCCAGGAAGACTGTGTCCTAATCAGAGGAAAG GACGGGAGGTGGGCTGACCACATGTGTGAGAAGACGTATGGATACATCTGTAAGAAGATGGCCTCCACTAAACCAGCTGAAGGCGCCCAAGAGGAAGCCAACCCGGGATGCAAACTT GGCTCAATCAGGTTTGGTTCTTATTGTTACAACATTGGATCTGAGACAAAAACCTTTGATGAGGCAAAGCTGGCATGCTCAGAGGCTGGCGCTAACGTGGTGGATGTGGCTGATAG ATATGAGAATGCCTTCTTGGTCAGTTTGGTGGGTTTGAGACCAGAGAAGTATTTCTGGACAGGTTTTTCCAACACAGACGACATAAACACTTTCAAGTGGACCACCAGAAGAAAAGTCACATTCACTCATTTCAATGTGGGCATGCCAG acagaaaacaaggATGTGTTGCCATGACAACTGGGATTTTTGCTGGATTATGGGATGTTGTCAGCTGCAGCAACAAGGAGAAGTATATCTGCAAGAAACGAGCAGAGGGTGTTCATGTGACAACAGTCCCACCCACCACCCCGGCCCTGAGCTGTCAGTCTGGGTGGACTCCCGCTGCCAAGAGGAACGTCTGCTACAAA ATTTACAAAAAGTCAGCGAGTCTTAGGAAGACTTGGCATGAAGCGCAGGACTTCTGCAAGGCCATTGGTGGAGACCTGATGAGCATACACAGTATGCAGGACCTGAGCAACGCTCC GTTTCATTCCTCTGACCCAGCCTGGATTGGCCTCAGCCTTGGTACCAATGCAGGTTTTGAATGGTCCGATGGGTCGCCT TTCGGCTTTGAGAACTGGAGCTTTGGGGAACCAAACAACCACAATGACAACGAACACTGTGCAGAAGTCCACTTTTACTACGGGCGTCACTGGAATGATCGGCACTGTGAACACTACAGTGACTGGATCTGCCAGATACGCAAAG GTGTGACTCCCAAACCTGAGCCTGTCATAGTTGCACCAG TATACAACACCACAGAAGATGGCTGGATAATATACAATGACACACAGTATTTCATCAACAATGACAAGTTAGACATGGAAGCTGCTAGAGCCTTCTGCAAAAAGAACTTTGGTGAACTTGTGGTCATCACAGGGGATAGTGAGAGAAAGTTCCTATGGAAACAG ATAGTGAAAGGCACAGAAGGACAGTACTACATTGGCCTGACAGTGAATTTGGATAAGTCATTTAG CTGGCTGGATGGCACCCCTGTATCATACACCGCATGGGAACAGAATGAGCCCAACTTTGCTAATAATGATGAAAACTGTGTGACTTTATACAAGAACATGG GGTACTGGAATGATATTAACTGTGGTATGGAGCTTCCTTCTATTTGCAAAAGAAGCAGTAATTTTATTAATACAACAATGGCCCCAACCACTATTCCTAAGGGAGGATGTGCACCAGAGTGGCTCGCTTTCCAAGGAAAG TGCTACAAAATAGTTGTGGGGGAGGACAAGAAGAACTGGCAGGAAGCCAGGACGGACTGCTTAAACCAGGGAGGAAATCTGGTTTCTATCGTCAATGAGAGAGTGCAAG CATTCCTTACAATGCAGATGCTGAGATACAAAGAGGACTTCTGGATCGGCATGAATGATGTCAACTGGGAGATGCACTTTGTGTGGACGGATGGCAAAGGCATTTCATACACCAACTGGGCAAAAGGGCATCCAACAACAGTTCCTAATGGACGTTATTCATTTATGTCTGAG TCGTTTGACTGTGTGATGATGGTGGGCAGTATCACAAAAATAAAAGGATTCTGGAAGGTGGAAGACTGTGACTCCAAACATGGCTTCATCTGTAAAAGAAACATTG ATTCTCAGATTGTAGTCCCAGCCACAACTGTGTTACCAAAGGCCTTCTACAAACTTGGCAATGACTCCTACAAACTGGTGGCCCAGAAGATGAGATGGGATGAGGCGAGGAGGCAGTGCCAAGCAGACGATGCAGATCTGGCCAGTATCCTGAACCCTGTCACCCAGGCATACATCACCTTGCAGATTTCCAAGCACAATGAGCCTGTGTGGATCGGCCTCAACAGCAATGTG actGGTGGGCGGTTCCAGTGGGTCGATAACTGGCTGCTGTCTTATACCAAATGGGGCACCAATGAGCCTAAAAACAACTTTGGCTGTGTGTATATGGACGTGGACAAAACATGGAAGACTGCACCATGCACCAATACCTACTATTCCCTTTGCAAGAGGTCACCAG ACGTAGCACCCACGGAGCCCCCACAACTCCCCGGAAACTGTCCAGAACCAAAGAAACGGAAAACCTGGATACCTTTCAGAGGCCATTGTTATTCCTTCCTCAGCTCAGTGGTCGACAACTGGGCCCATGCCTCAGTTGAATGTCTGAAAATGG GTGCTTCTCTGGTGAGTATTGAGGACCCTCAGGAGAGCCTGTTCATACAACAGAACCTGGAGCTTCTGCAGGACGGTGCCAAGTCCTTCTGGATCGGACTTTATAAGACTCACGAAG GTGAGTGGATGTGGATTGATAACAGTGTTGTGGACTACGCCAACTGGAAAACGGGAATGccaaagtcagaatcatgtgtggACATCGATTCTGACAGTGGGCAGTGGAGTACAAACAGCTGCAGCAGATACAGGTCTTACATCTGCAAAACAGCCAAAG TTATTACACCTACAGAAAAGCCCCCATCTGTTG CCCACGTCGTTAAAGAAGCTTCTCatgggtctgctggcatcactGTGGCTGTAGTGCTAGTTGTAATCGCCGTAGTTGGACTCGGTGCCTTCCTCCTTTTTCGTAAACGGATAACCACCCCTGTCTTGGGAGAAAGCACCTTTGACAACAAGTTATACTTCAACAATCCAATCCGAGGCCATGTAGACACCAAGGGTCTGGTGGCCAACATAGAGCAGAATGAACAAGCATAG
- the LOC116045340 gene encoding zinc transporter ZIP12 isoform X1 — translation MHFRSSAPTLLLLPLLLCLVEVRGQEQGYLQEAVRALDLPLVTDDEPQLQKNHIGTLITKLLWEVHCAERTGPSQDVCDKCLTPDVALSVLEHDGKAYLTEEDYERISTVLLYYIINLQDLCVSNAASLSSSSSFGNFQFYLLALTNLHPAEDNRFLSSSETQSILQLINQHYNPSNQDASSDLQCIDAARLFQDVNVQENPGAGVSSVPKLAAAIINHILQGHCFRQTNLPSPVFFTDYIFQSLNCTSYLQIKDLEELLHQLGVGQEAASHSHNRKRRSSQKGAGPPLDGCNHQTGEMTRDWAQVCFSANQLVDIFALNPHLPISKEHLRQMCPAIIQQLLGNACESAEQKRRGSLPTALEKYGYSTAAVLLITVGSMLGICLIFFNSCQETYTLILQLFVGLAVGTLSGDALLHLIPQILSLHDDTLSHEDEHFTEGKEYLWRILGIIAGIYSFFLIERIFSFFVPSHGHGHSDIPLELNCNGQRGKSISTIQLGPVDDLDCTDVSPEHVDRRSPSHQRQGVPLLAVMVIVGDSLHNFADGLVVGAAFSSSAETGMATTVAILCHEIPHEMGDFAVLLSSGLSVKTAVLMNFLSALTAFMGLYIGLFVSSEMEVQRWIFAVTAGIFLYLSLVEMLPEMSRVKTDRPCLMFLLQNLGLLMGWACLLLLALFEHELKF, via the exons ATGCACTTCCGGAGCAGTGCTCCCACTTTGCTGCTGTTACCGCTGCTTCTGTGTCTGGTGGAGGTGAGAGGGCAGGAGCAGGGGTACCTGCAGGAAGCTGTCAGGGCCTTGGATCTGCCCCTGGTTACCGACGACGAGCCACAGCTCCAAAAGAACCACATTGGCACCCTGATCACCAAGCTTCTCTGGGAGGTGCACTGTGCAGAGCGGACAGGCCCCTCTCAGGATGTCTGTGACAAG TGCCTGACACCAGATGTAGCTCTCTCTGTGCTAGAGCATGATGGGAAGGCTTACCTCACTGAGGAGGACTATGAGCGGATCTCCACTGTTCTGCTGTACTACATAATTAACTTGCAAGACCTGTGTGTGTCAAATGCCGCCTCCCtttcctcgtcctcctcctttGGGAACTTTCAGTTTTACCTTTTGGCCCTGACCAATCTACACCCGGCTGAAGACAACCGCTTTCTATCATCCAGTGAAACACAAAGTATTCTGCAGCTCATCAACCAGCACTACAACCCCTCCAATCAAGACGCCTCATCTGATTTGCAA TGTATTGATGCCGCTCGCCTCTTTCAAGATGTTAACGTCCAAGAAAATCCAGGTGCTGGTGTGTCTTCTGTGCCTAAACTGGCCGCTGCCATCATCAACCATATCCTGCAGGGCCACTGTTTCAGACAGACGAATCTCCCGTCTCCTGTTTTCTTTACCGACTACATCTTTCAGTCCCTAAATTGCACAAGTTACCTGCAGATCAAAG ATTTAGAGGAGTTGCTTCATCAGCTGGGAGTAGGACAGGAAGCAGCGTCACACTCTCACAACAGGAAGAGGCGGAGTTCACAGAAAGGGGCTGGACCTCCGCTGGATGGTTGCAACCATCAAACTGGTGAAATGACCAGAGACTGGGCGCAG GTATGTTTTTCAGCCAATCAGCTGGTGGATATTTTTGCTCTGAATCCTCATTTGCCAATTTCTAAGGAGCACCTCAGACAAATGTGCCCAGCCATCATTCAGCAGTTGCTAGGCAATGCCTGCGAGTCTGCAGAGCAAAAAAGAAGAGGATCTCTGCCCACAGCTCTCGAGA AGTATGGCTACAGCACGGCTGCCGTCCTGCTCATCACGGTGGGCTCCATGCTCGGTATCTGCCTGATCTTCTTCAACTCCTGCCAGGAAACCTACACCCTCATCCTGCAGCTGTTTGTGGGCCTGGCGGTGGGAACCCTCTCAGGAGATGCACTCCTGCACCTCATACCACAG ATCCTTAGCCTCCATGATGACACTCTCAGTCATGAGGACGAACACTTTACAGAAGGAAAGGAGTATCTGTGGAGGATTCTGGGCATTATCGCAGGGATCTACAGCTTTTTCCTCATTGAAagaatattttccttttttgttcCTTCTCATGGCCAT GGTCATAGTGACATACCCTTAGAGCTCAACTGCAATGGCCAGAGGGGCAAGTCTATCTCCACCATACAGCTG GGACCAGTGGATGACTTGGACTGTACAGATGTGTCTCCCGAACACGTAGACAGAAGGAGCCCTTCACATCAGA GACAAGGGGTTCCTCTGCTGGCTGTGATGGTAATCGTGGGAGACAGCCTTCATAACTTTGCCGATGGCCTGGTTGTTGGGGCTGCCTTCTCCTCTTCAGCCGAGACCGGCATGGCGACCACCGTGGCCATCCTGTGCCACGAGATCCCACACGAAATGG GGGACTTTGCAGTGTTGTTGAGCTCCGGACTCTCAGTGAAGACTGCTGTGCTAATGAACTTTCTCAGCGCTCTGACGGCCTTCATGGGCCTCTACATTGGACTGTTTGTGTCCTCAGAGATGGAAGTGCAGCGGTGGATCTTCGCTGTTACTGCTGGGATATTCCTCTATTTGTCACTGGTAGAAATG cTTCCAGAGATGAGTCGAGTGAAGACCGACAGACCATGCCTCATGTTTCTCCTACAGAACCTCGGCCTGTTGATGGGTTGGGCCTGTCTTCTGCTTCTTGCACTCTTTGAACATGAACTCAAATTCTAA
- the LOC116045340 gene encoding zinc transporter ZIP12 isoform X2, with product MHSCTSYHSLHDDTLSHEDEHFTEGKEYLWRILGIIAGIYSFFLIERIFSFFVPSHGHGHSDIPLELNCNGQRGKSISTIQLGPVDDLDCTDVSPEHVDRRSPSHQRQGVPLLAVMVIVGDSLHNFADGLVVGAAFSSSAETGMATTVAILCHEIPHEMGDFAVLLSSGLSVKTAVLMNFLSALTAFMGLYIGLFVSSEMEVQRWIFAVTAGIFLYLSLVEMLPEMSRVKTDRPCLMFLLQNLGLLMGWACLLLLALFEHELKF from the exons ATGCACTCCTGCACCTCATACCACAG CCTCCATGATGACACTCTCAGTCATGAGGACGAACACTTTACAGAAGGAAAGGAGTATCTGTGGAGGATTCTGGGCATTATCGCAGGGATCTACAGCTTTTTCCTCATTGAAagaatattttccttttttgttcCTTCTCATGGCCAT GGTCATAGTGACATACCCTTAGAGCTCAACTGCAATGGCCAGAGGGGCAAGTCTATCTCCACCATACAGCTG GGACCAGTGGATGACTTGGACTGTACAGATGTGTCTCCCGAACACGTAGACAGAAGGAGCCCTTCACATCAGA GACAAGGGGTTCCTCTGCTGGCTGTGATGGTAATCGTGGGAGACAGCCTTCATAACTTTGCCGATGGCCTGGTTGTTGGGGCTGCCTTCTCCTCTTCAGCCGAGACCGGCATGGCGACCACCGTGGCCATCCTGTGCCACGAGATCCCACACGAAATGG GGGACTTTGCAGTGTTGTTGAGCTCCGGACTCTCAGTGAAGACTGCTGTGCTAATGAACTTTCTCAGCGCTCTGACGGCCTTCATGGGCCTCTACATTGGACTGTTTGTGTCCTCAGAGATGGAAGTGCAGCGGTGGATCTTCGCTGTTACTGCTGGGATATTCCTCTATTTGTCACTGGTAGAAATG cTTCCAGAGATGAGTCGAGTGAAGACCGACAGACCATGCCTCATGTTTCTCCTACAGAACCTCGGCCTGTTGATGGGTTGGGCCTGTCTTCTGCTTCTTGCACTCTTTGAACATGAACTCAAATTCTAA
- the LOC116045351 gene encoding transmembrane protein 236, producing the protein MGSGRTLKFALCEVLQFAGLCVPLFIVMQRFAVIVAKVKTSMRPPGDGSTAYWLIVASSIAYVTSTALLVWVPMKYMVFAKKKCLIGRKKWRPVALVYVILSTLPCFAFLIASSEVQINNHMTHDTFMELPVSLVLFSLICIDVVERIRHCRLTGQDNDIERDADIPSTVLTHVEQVTPVTPITPAASGPAVPGQARPNPTPPGANQHNDRNQNGAGAQPETNGTVLGIPGNPGRPFSISGLSSQSASTTAYRISPYSYTGPLRFLCASDARADVFVDSFMFWMDTVEMVRVAGHPLVYYSGWVFPIYIFSYLSCLRVVVMPHSPLLPSLGVAVQDFPFFFVRVGLIAFFGFVTPLLYLMKNLLVCLAFVYFNFMTRLRVFNTKRMFF; encoded by the exons ATGGGCTCGGGGAGGACGCTGAAGTTCGCCCTGTGCGAGGTGCTGCAGTTTGCAGGCCTGTGCGTGCCACTCTTCATCGTCATGCAGAGGTTCGCCGTCATCGTAGCAAAGGTCAAAACATCTATGCGGCCCCCCGGAGATGGCAGCACGGCCTACTGGTTGATCGTGGCCTCCTCCATTGCCTATGTCACCTCCACCGCCCTGCTGGTCTGGGTACCCATGAAGTATATGGTCTTTGCAAAGAAGAAGTGTCTCATTGGGAGGAAGAAGTG GAGACCTGTGGCGCTCGTATATGTGATCCTGTCCACATTGCCCTGCTTTGCCTTTCTCATCGCCAGCTCTGAG GTTCAGATAAATAACCACATGACACATGATACGTTCATGGAGCTCCCTGTATCACTAGTGCTCTTCTCTCTCATCTGTATCGACGTTGTGGAAAGGATACGCCACTGCAGACTGACCGGCCAGG ATAATGACATAGAGAGAGATGCTGACATCCCCTCCACTGTCCTCACACATGTGGAACAGGTAACACCAGTCACACCTATCACTCCAGCTGCATCGGGGCCAGCTGTGCCCGGGCAAGCCAGGCCAAATCCTACACCACCGGGAGCAAACCAGCACAATGACAGGAACCAGAACGGAGCAGGGGCTCAACCAGAGACCAACGGCACAGTCCTGGGGATACCAGGTAATCCTGGGAGACCATTTAGCATCTCTGGATTGAGCTCACAATCGGCGAGCACCACAGCGTACCGCATATCTCCGTACTCCTACACGGGTCCACTGAGATTCCTGTGTGCCAGCGATGCCCGAGCGGATGTGTTTGTGGACAGCTTTATGTTCTGGATGGACACAGTAGAGATGGTGAGGGTGGCAGGACATCCCCTTGTCTACTACTCAGGCTGGGTGTTCCCCATCTACATCTTCAGCTACCTGTCTTGCCTGCGGGTGGTGGTCATGCCCCACAGCCCCCTGCTTCCCTCACTAGGAGTGGCCGTGCAGGACTTTCCCTTCTTCTTTGTGCGTGTTGGCCTCATTGCCTTCTTTGGCTTTGTCACACCCCTCCTCTATCTGATGAAGAACCTGCTGGTCTGCCTGGCCTTTGTCTATTTCAACTTCATGACCAGGCTGAGGGTCTTCAACACAAAGAGGATGTTCTTTTGA